A window from Ignavibacteriota bacterium encodes these proteins:
- a CDS encoding sulfite exporter TauE/SafE family protein, producing the protein MIFILILLSAIIVSGFGSVVGFGGGVFMIPILVIVFGFPIKIAIGSVVVALIPSAIISTLFNLNKNNIDYKAAIVLEIPTILGTILGAYLTKILSVEFVEILFSVVVLLIGYRMIKQSKTLRKKYDKNSFIYKMNSFGPSVIRKTKTSVYKINFLISGIFGSLSGMIAGFLGIGGGFLKVPIMTEIFRMPAFTASATALFMILFTSISGSFSHYFLGHIVFSKAIPVIVGFSIGAFLGNVINTNISEKVLKLMIGVGLLIASISIIIKNFF; encoded by the coding sequence GTGATATTCATTCTAATTTTACTTTCTGCAATTATTGTAAGCGGATTTGGATCAGTTGTTGGATTTGGCGGTGGCGTTTTTATGATTCCAATTCTTGTAATTGTTTTTGGTTTCCCAATTAAAATTGCAATTGGTTCAGTTGTAGTTGCGTTAATTCCATCGGCAATAATTTCAACTTTGTTTAACTTAAACAAAAATAATATTGATTACAAAGCTGCAATCGTTTTGGAAATTCCAACAATTTTAGGAACTATTCTTGGAGCATATTTAACAAAAATTTTATCCGTTGAATTTGTTGAAATTTTATTTTCAGTTGTTGTACTTTTGATTGGTTACAGAATGATTAAACAATCAAAAACTTTGCGCAAAAAATATGATAAAAATTCATTCATTTATAAAATGAATAGTTTTGGACCAAGTGTAATAAGAAAAACCAAAACTTCTGTTTACAAAATTAATTTTCTTATTAGCGGAATTTTCGGTTCTTTATCCGGAATGATTGCCGGATTTTTAGGAATTGGCGGAGGATTTTTAAAAGTTCCAATTATGACGGAAATCTTTCGTATGCCAGCATTTACTGCTTCCGCAACTGCTTTATTTATGATTTTATTTACAAGTATCAGCGGAAGTTTTAGTCATTATTTTTTAGGCCACATTGTATTTTCAAAAGCAATTCCGGTAATTGTAGGATTTTCGATCGGAGCATTTTTAGGAAATGTAATTAATACAAACATTTCAGAAAAAGTTTTAAAATTGATGATTGGAGTTGGGCTTCTTATTGCATCAATCTCAATTATTATTAAAAATTTCTTTTAG
- a CDS encoding PAS domain S-box protein, with the protein MQRKKFFQGKSDHYKTSDILLNSKFEILNIDKKTNSLIGFEKSEIAGKSFHTILEKSEQIKLKTILAKFLSNKKNQINFETIFIKKDNSKIWVKICGTKLKYNTETQISFTVNDITKEKKYDSLILELHKCSQNFTSDSKQNVKNTLSTLSRIFNTEFILFAKSSGEVIYNFTKLHDKNSQKYFEEIITIACSPKIRNQKNNLIYISDLSKLDINNSNKFIKSNNIKSYLGKIVRSDKKVLGILCAFFKNDFIPDKIDLQILDILSTTFAVEETKIIAQNTSIENELRFKSLFDNSTIGIYRSTPAGKIVFANPKFISLLGYDSLKDLQKIDINKELYLNPKNRNEFRKILESEDTIHGYLENLKRKNGSIVNIRESSRVVKNEQTGKILYYEGTIEDISIQRKIENALIESEEKFRSIFQSSGFGICIVNADKKFTDVNPKFCEIFGYTKDELLSKTFIDITHPDFIKSSSQIVKELFLGIHKQVRIEKKYIRKDGKEIWGSITINLMHDNSNGKTNLLGIAEDITERINFINELKAKDEILSALSFSTETFLKTLDWQANINEVLKRLSESLKVKRSYVYQNSVTKNGEITFSLKYEWVDRNVKAEINNPAYKNFSYKKFNLKNLYEALSKNEIFVINTNNISQNEKNYLNIKEDKSIITVPIYESESLWGFMGFEDFNCFRIWSNQEIDAIKTAGNLFGVAIKRKIFEEDLLKAKINAEESEKLKSQFLAQISHEIRSPINSILSFSNLLKEEIDGNINSELQSSFEIIESAGNRITRTIDLILNMSEIQTNTYEYIPRKIDIYEEILIPLVTEFKGVAISKGIKFQLIKKSENNIIVLDPYTVMQIFANLLDNAFKYTNKGNVKIKINKNRKGNIIVEVSDTGIGISAKYLPKLFKPFSQEEQGYTRKFEGNGLGLALVKNYCDLNNAEISVTSKKNIGTTFKVCFN; encoded by the coding sequence ATGCAAAGAAAGAAATTCTTTCAAGGAAAATCTGATCATTATAAAACTTCCGATATTCTTCTAAATTCAAAATTTGAAATCTTAAATATTGATAAAAAAACTAATTCTTTAATTGGATTTGAAAAATCAGAAATAGCTGGAAAAAGTTTCCACACAATTTTAGAAAAATCCGAACAGATAAAATTAAAAACAATTCTTGCCAAATTTTTATCAAATAAAAAAAATCAAATTAATTTTGAAACAATTTTTATTAAAAAAGATAATTCAAAAATTTGGGTTAAAATTTGCGGAACAAAGTTAAAATATAATACGGAAACACAAATTTCATTTACTGTAAATGATATTACGAAAGAAAAAAAATATGATTCTTTAATTTTAGAACTTCATAAATGTTCGCAAAATTTCACATCAGATTCTAAGCAAAATGTTAAAAATACCCTTTCAACTTTAAGTAGAATTTTCAATACGGAATTTATATTATTTGCAAAAAGCAGTGGCGAAGTAATTTATAATTTCACAAAACTGCACGATAAAAACTCACAAAAATATTTTGAAGAAATTATTACAATTGCGTGTTCTCCAAAAATAAGAAATCAAAAAAATAATCTAATTTACATTTCAGATTTATCAAAATTGGATATTAACAATTCTAATAAGTTTATTAAATCAAATAATATTAAATCATATCTTGGTAAAATTGTTAGGAGCGATAAAAAAGTTTTGGGAATTTTATGTGCATTTTTCAAAAATGATTTTATTCCGGATAAAATTGATTTGCAAATTTTAGATATTTTAAGCACAACATTTGCAGTTGAAGAAACAAAAATTATTGCTCAAAATACTTCAATTGAAAATGAACTTAGATTTAAAAGTTTATTTGATAATTCAACAATCGGTATTTACAGATCAACACCGGCTGGGAAAATTGTTTTTGCAAATCCTAAATTTATAAGTCTTTTAGGTTACGATTCTCTTAAAGATTTACAAAAAATAGATATCAATAAAGAACTTTATTTAAATCCTAAAAACCGAAATGAATTTAGAAAAATTTTAGAAAGCGAAGACACAATTCACGGATATTTGGAAAATTTAAAAAGAAAAAATGGTTCAATTGTAAATATTAGAGAAAGTTCAAGAGTTGTAAAAAATGAGCAAACCGGAAAAATCCTATACTACGAAGGCACAATTGAAGATATTTCTATACAAAGAAAAATTGAAAATGCGCTGATTGAAAGTGAAGAAAAATTTAGATCAATATTTCAATCAAGCGGATTCGGAATTTGTATTGTAAATGCCGATAAAAAATTTACTGATGTGAATCCAAAATTCTGCGAAATATTTGGCTACACAAAAGATGAGCTTCTTAGCAAAACATTTATTGATATTACACATCCCGATTTTATAAAATCCAGCTCACAAATTGTTAAGGAATTATTTTTAGGAATTCACAAACAAGTTAGAATTGAAAAAAAATATATTAGAAAAGACGGAAAGGAAATTTGGGGCTCAATTACAATTAACTTGATGCATGATAACTCAAACGGAAAAACAAATTTATTGGGAATTGCCGAAGATATTACAGAAAGAATAAATTTTATAAATGAGTTAAAAGCAAAAGATGAAATTTTATCTGCACTAAGTTTTTCTACAGAAACTTTTCTTAAAACTTTAGATTGGCAAGCAAATATCAATGAAGTTCTAAAAAGACTTAGCGAAAGTTTAAAAGTTAAGCGCAGTTATGTTTATCAAAATTCAGTAACAAAAAATGGTGAAATTACATTCAGTTTAAAATATGAATGGGTTGATAGAAATGTAAAAGCAGAAATTAATAATCCCGCATATAAAAATTTTTCATACAAAAAATTTAATTTAAAAAACCTTTATGAAGCACTTTCTAAAAACGAAATTTTTGTTATTAACACTAATAACATTTCACAGAATGAAAAAAATTATTTAAACATTAAAGAAGACAAATCAATTATTACTGTTCCCATTTACGAATCTGAATCTTTATGGGGATTTATGGGATTTGAAGATTTCAATTGTTTTAGAATTTGGAGCAATCAAGAAATTGATGCAATTAAAACTGCCGGAAATTTATTTGGTGTTGCAATAAAAAGAAAAATTTTTGAAGAAGATTTGTTGAAAGCAAAAATTAATGCTGAAGAAAGTGAAAAATTAAAATCACAATTCTTAGCACAAATTTCTCATGAAATTAGATCTCCGATTAATTCAATCTTGAGTTTTTCTAATTTACTGAAAGAAGAGATTGACGGAAATATAAATTCCGAATTACAATCAAGTTTTGAAATTATAGAATCTGCCGGGAACAGAATTACACGCACAATTGATTTAATTTTAAATATGTCGGAAATACAAACAAATACTTATGAATACATTCCGCGCAAAATTGATATTTATGAGGAAATTTTAATTCCACTAGTAACTGAATTTAAAGGAGTTGCAATTTCGAAAGGAATTAAATTTCAATTAATAAAAAAATCGGAAAACAATATAATAGTTCTTGATCCTTATACTGTTATGCAGATTTTTGCAAATCTTTTGGATAATGCATTTAAATACACAAATAAAGGAAATGTGAAAATCAAAATAAACAAAAACAGAAAAGGCAATATTATTGTTGAAGTATCTGATACCGGAATTGGGATTTCTGCAAAATATCTTCCAAAATTATTTAAACCATTTTCTCAAGAAGAACAAGGCTACACCAGAAAATTTGAAGGAAACGGTTTAGGTTTAGCTCTCGTTAAAAATTACTGCGATTTAAATAATGCCGAAATTTCTGTAACTAGTAAAAAAAATATTGGAACAACTTTTAAAGTTTGTTTTAATTAA
- a CDS encoding polyphosphate kinase 2 family protein — MKIKDFKISDTKKFNLANCDPNFTGEIKSKQIAEEKLEKNIEIMRELQDKFYAHDKYSLLIIFQAMDAAGKDSAIKHVMSGLNPQGTQVFSFKQPSTEELDHDYLWRTTKSLPERGRIGIFNRSYYEEVLVVKVHDLVKNQKIPQEFLTKNIWKDRYEQIRNFEKHLSQNGTVILKFFLNVSKEEQKKRFLERLEKPSKNWKFSSADLKERELWDNYQKCYEEAISETSTKFAPWFVIPADHKWFTRLAISEIIIDKLKKLKIEYPTLDEEQLKNLEMYKAELSK, encoded by the coding sequence ATGAAAATTAAAGACTTTAAAATAAGCGATACGAAAAAATTTAATTTAGCAAATTGCGATCCGAATTTTACTGGAGAAATTAAATCAAAGCAAATAGCTGAAGAGAAATTAGAGAAAAACATAGAAATTATGAGAGAATTACAAGATAAATTTTATGCTCATGATAAATACAGTTTATTGATAATTTTTCAAGCAATGGATGCAGCCGGAAAAGACAGTGCAATTAAACATGTAATGAGCGGATTAAATCCCCAAGGCACACAAGTTTTTAGTTTTAAACAACCTTCAACAGAAGAATTGGATCATGATTATTTATGGCGAACAACAAAATCTTTACCGGAAAGAGGTAGAATTGGAATTTTTAATCGTTCATATTATGAAGAAGTTTTAGTTGTAAAAGTTCATGATTTGGTAAAAAATCAAAAAATTCCACAAGAGTTTTTAACAAAAAATATTTGGAAAGACAGATATGAACAAATAAGAAATTTTGAAAAGCATCTTTCCCAAAATGGAACTGTAATTTTAAAATTTTTCTTAAATGTTTCTAAGGAAGAGCAGAAAAAAAGATTTTTGGAAAGATTAGAAAAACCTTCAAAAAATTGGAAATTTTCTTCAGCAGATTTGAAAGAAAGAGAACTTTGGGATAATTACCAAAAATGTTACGAAGAAGCAATTTCCGAAACTAGTACAAAATTTGCACCTTGGTTTGTAATTCCCGCCGATCACAAATGGTTTACCCGTTTGGCAATTTCCGAAATAATAATTGATAAATTGAAAAAACTTAAAATTGAATATCCCACATTGGATGAAGAACAACTTAAAAATTTAGAAATGTATAAGGCGGAACTTAGTAAATAA